The following are encoded together in the Dyella terrae genome:
- the ppk2 gene encoding polyphosphate kinase 2: protein MGKKNTSKRKKTYRHAMAELQLELAGLHRWLRRSGHRLVVIFEGRDAAGKGGTIKAITESMDTRGYRIAALGKPSEAESSQWYFQRYVEHLPNAGEIVLFDRSWYNRAVIEPAMGFCSKVQYKAFMSAVPAFEKLLTDDGIILLKYWLAVDQEEQEDRFEDRAKDPLKRWKLSPTDLASRDKYEEIGHLRDLMIERTHRPSAPWFVVDYNDQKRGRVNLIRHLLEQVPRHDESIPEPKLPKLKVKARTEHVTRKAEWVPDTMDD from the coding sequence ATGGGCAAGAAGAACACCAGCAAGCGGAAAAAGACCTACCGCCATGCCATGGCCGAACTCCAGTTGGAGTTGGCCGGCCTGCATCGCTGGCTGCGACGCAGCGGGCACCGGCTGGTGGTGATCTTTGAAGGGCGCGATGCGGCTGGCAAAGGCGGCACGATCAAAGCCATCACCGAATCGATGGACACGCGTGGTTACCGCATCGCGGCGTTGGGCAAACCCAGCGAAGCCGAATCCTCGCAGTGGTACTTCCAACGTTACGTTGAGCATCTCCCGAACGCTGGCGAGATCGTGCTGTTCGATCGCAGCTGGTACAACCGCGCCGTGATCGAGCCGGCCATGGGCTTCTGCAGCAAGGTGCAGTACAAAGCTTTCATGTCAGCCGTGCCTGCCTTCGAGAAATTGCTGACTGACGACGGCATCATCCTGCTCAAGTATTGGCTTGCCGTGGACCAGGAAGAACAGGAAGACCGTTTCGAAGACCGAGCGAAGGATCCGCTCAAACGCTGGAAGCTCTCTCCCACCGACCTCGCCTCACGCGACAAGTACGAAGAGATCGGGCACCTGCGCGACCTGATGATCGAACGCACGCATCGCCCCAGCGCGCCATGGTTCGTAGTCGACTACAACGACCAGAAGCGCGGACGCGTGAATCTGATCCGACACCTGCTCGAACAAGTGCCGCGTCACGACGAAAGCATCCCCGAGCCCAAGCTGCCCAAGCTCAAGGTCAAAGCTCGAACAGAGCACGTCACCCGCAAGGCAGAATGGGTGCCTGACACCATGGACGACTGA
- a CDS encoding tetratricopeptide repeat protein translates to MTDLFTPSSQVLAQQIVETIERGAYDDAERAAIEARGHHPDDAELARLHGITLMQLQRPADALEVLEHAARLAPQSVEVQCNLGAARLASGDADGAIEYLRAALRQSPGHPAILLTLGNALMAAARYQHARESYAMATHGAPTHPGLRLNLAAAELELGNVDQAQLHTDEALQLHPRFDAAYALRGRILQSLGKGAEATESWLLAERVSPQNPQYPFAVGQALEHDGQLATAATAYERALRLNPNDGRVLSQLLFLRRRLCDWHDLDELSQHVQDAVVAGAGTISPFIMLAEDVDAALQLRCAQDYAAAVEQRVAPLRKQLALSQAKPAPDDPIRIGFVADGFNDHATGLLVVAMFEALANDNDLDVHLFATTPDDGGSIRSRLATASTMHDVSALNHTQAAQRIHATGVEILFDLNGYSGRDNAELFALRPAPVQVNWLAFPGSMGAPWLDYLLADKVIIPDDQRSQVSEKLVRLPRCYQPNDNTRAVATPPLTNRMRAARRRHGVRLLQQQLQD, encoded by the coding sequence ATGACTGACCTCTTTACCCCCTCCTCCCAGGTACTTGCGCAGCAAATCGTCGAAACGATCGAGCGCGGTGCATACGACGACGCCGAACGGGCCGCCATCGAGGCACGCGGGCACCACCCCGACGATGCCGAGCTGGCGCGCCTGCATGGCATCACCCTGATGCAACTGCAGCGCCCCGCCGATGCGCTGGAAGTGCTGGAGCACGCCGCCCGGCTGGCCCCGCAAAGCGTCGAAGTGCAATGCAACCTCGGCGCCGCCCGGCTGGCGAGTGGCGATGCCGATGGGGCTATCGAGTACCTGCGCGCCGCCCTGCGCCAGTCGCCCGGCCACCCTGCCATCCTGCTGACGCTAGGCAACGCCCTGATGGCCGCCGCCCGCTATCAACACGCGCGCGAGTCCTACGCGATGGCGACGCACGGCGCGCCCACGCATCCCGGCCTGCGCCTAAACCTGGCAGCAGCCGAGCTGGAGCTGGGCAACGTCGACCAGGCCCAGTTGCACACAGACGAAGCCCTGCAACTGCACCCGCGCTTCGATGCCGCTTATGCGCTACGCGGGCGCATCTTGCAGAGCCTAGGGAAAGGCGCCGAAGCTACCGAATCCTGGCTACTCGCCGAACGCGTGTCGCCGCAAAACCCGCAGTATCCGTTTGCCGTGGGCCAAGCGCTGGAGCACGACGGGCAGCTCGCCACCGCGGCGACGGCCTATGAGCGCGCCCTGCGACTGAATCCGAACGACGGCCGGGTGCTGAGCCAGCTGCTGTTCCTGCGCCGCCGTCTGTGCGATTGGCACGACCTGGACGAGCTCAGCCAGCATGTGCAAGACGCCGTCGTCGCCGGGGCCGGCACGATCAGCCCGTTCATCATGCTCGCCGAGGACGTCGACGCCGCGCTGCAGTTGCGTTGCGCACAGGACTACGCCGCAGCTGTCGAGCAACGTGTGGCGCCGCTACGCAAACAGCTGGCCCTCAGTCAGGCCAAACCCGCCCCGGATGACCCGATCCGCATCGGTTTTGTGGCAGATGGCTTCAACGATCACGCCACCGGATTGCTGGTGGTGGCGATGTTCGAGGCGCTCGCCAACGACAATGATCTCGATGTACACCTGTTCGCCACCACGCCCGACGACGGCGGCTCGATCCGCTCCCGGCTGGCCACCGCGAGCACCATGCACGACGTCTCCGCACTCAACCACACCCAGGCGGCCCAGCGTATCCACGCGACCGGTGTGGAGATCCTGTTCGACCTCAACGGCTATTCCGGCCGCGACAACGCGGAGCTCTTCGCGCTGCGTCCCGCTCCCGTGCAGGTCAACTGGCTCGCCTTCCCGGGCAGCATGGGGGCGCCGTGGCTGGATTACCTGCTGGCCGACAAGGTGATCATTCCAGACGACCAGCGTTCGCAGGTGAGCGAGAAGCTGGTGCGCCTGCCGCGCTGTTACCAGCCCAACGACAACACGCGCGCAGTGGCAACGCCCCCCCTCACGAACCGAATGCGGGCTGCCCGAAGAAGGCACGGTGTTCGCCTGCTTCAACAACAGCTACAAGATTAA
- the prfA gene encoding peptide chain release factor 1, whose translation MTPSIRRKLESLAERHEEIGLLLAQPDVLTDTNRFRELSREYAQLEPVTNSLREHDQAERQLGETRAMLDDPELRDMAQDDIGRLEHRLAELDDELQILLLPKDPRDEANLFLEVRAGTGGDEAAIFAGDLFRMYARYAERRRWHVEVLSENAGEHGGYKEIVARIEGKGAYSRLKFESGTHRVQRVPATESQGRIHTSAATVAILPEMDEIDEIEINPSDIKTDTFRASGAGGQHVNKTDSAIRITHLPSGIVVECQDERSQHKNRARAMSLLKARLLDDERSRQAAVQAESRRLQVGSGDRSQRIRTYNFPQGRITDHRVNLTLYRLPEVLQGDLDELVDTLTRENQADELKALTAG comes from the coding sequence ATGACGCCTTCCATTCGCCGCAAGCTCGAATCCCTCGCCGAACGCCACGAAGAAATTGGACTGCTACTCGCGCAGCCCGACGTACTCACCGATACCAACCGTTTCCGCGAGTTGTCGCGCGAATACGCACAACTGGAACCCGTGACGAACTCGCTGCGCGAGCACGACCAGGCCGAACGCCAACTGGGCGAAACACGCGCCATGCTGGACGACCCCGAGCTGCGCGACATGGCGCAGGACGACATCGGTCGTCTCGAGCACCGCCTCGCCGAGCTCGACGACGAACTACAGATCCTGCTGCTGCCGAAGGACCCGCGCGACGAGGCCAACCTGTTCCTCGAAGTGCGCGCCGGCACCGGCGGTGACGAAGCCGCCATCTTCGCCGGCGACCTGTTCCGCATGTATGCGCGCTACGCCGAACGCCGTCGCTGGCACGTGGAAGTGTTGAGCGAGAACGCCGGCGAACACGGCGGTTACAAGGAAATCGTGGCGCGCATCGAAGGCAAAGGCGCGTACTCACGGTTGAAGTTCGAATCCGGGACGCACCGCGTGCAGCGCGTCCCGGCAACCGAATCGCAGGGCCGCATCCATACCTCGGCGGCGACGGTGGCGATCCTGCCGGAGATGGATGAGATCGACGAGATCGAGATCAATCCCTCGGACATCAAGACCGATACGTTCCGTGCATCCGGCGCGGGCGGCCAGCACGTCAACAAGACCGATTCGGCCATCCGCATCACCCATCTCCCCAGCGGTATCGTGGTCGAGTGCCAGGATGAGCGCAGCCAGCACAAGAACCGCGCCCGCGCCATGAGCCTCCTGAAGGCACGACTGCTGGACGACGAGCGCAGCAGGCAGGCCGCTGTCCAGGCAGAGTCGCGTCGCCTGCAGGTGGGCTCGGGCGATCGCAGCCAGCGCATCCGCACCTACAACTTCCCGCAGGGACGCATTACCGACCATCGCGTGAACCTGACGCTCTACCGCCTTCCCGAGGTGCTGCAGGGCGATCTCGACGAACTGGTCGACACCCTGACCCGCGAAAACCAGGCCGACGAACTGAAGGCCCTCACCGCCGGCTGA
- the hemA gene encoding glutamyl-tRNA reductase, which produces MKLIALGLNHLTAPVNLREQVAFDAESAGLALQALAREPGVEEAMILSTCNRTELYVSVSAGAEDVPQAWLSRHHQLTPGKLDEFLYRHDEDAAVRHMFRVATGLDSMVLGEPQILGQVKDAYQQARDAQALRAPMERLLQHTFAVAKRVRTDTRIGAHTVSVAFTAVRLAEQVFADLRQACVLLIGAGDTIELAARHLMDKQVRRLIVANRTLENAQELASRYGGYAISLHDLPQHLADADIVISSTAARQPIVTRSMVEKAVSARRRKPMFMVDIAVPRDIEPSIGELDDVFLYGIDDLRQVIDDNRRSREAAAHEADAIIDLQVERYMAWRRALSLRNPAVDLRQHAEAYRDEVLDKARAMLARGKSPEEALAFLANTLTNKLLHHPSARLREAAMSGDMDLLHAAGRLYGITEKPEVSEE; this is translated from the coding sequence ATGAAGCTGATCGCCCTAGGGCTCAACCACCTCACCGCGCCAGTCAATTTGCGCGAACAAGTGGCATTCGATGCGGAGTCCGCCGGACTGGCCCTGCAGGCGCTCGCCCGCGAGCCCGGCGTGGAAGAGGCCATGATCCTCTCCACATGCAACCGTACCGAACTATATGTGAGTGTCTCGGCAGGGGCCGAAGACGTTCCGCAGGCGTGGCTCAGCCGTCATCATCAACTGACTCCGGGCAAGCTGGACGAGTTCCTCTACCGGCATGACGAAGATGCGGCCGTGCGTCACATGTTCCGCGTCGCGACGGGCCTCGACTCCATGGTGCTGGGCGAACCGCAGATCCTCGGCCAGGTGAAGGACGCCTACCAGCAGGCGCGCGATGCCCAGGCACTGCGCGCGCCGATGGAGCGTTTACTCCAGCACACCTTTGCCGTGGCCAAGCGCGTGCGCACTGACACCCGCATCGGCGCACACACGGTATCCGTCGCCTTTACCGCCGTACGGCTGGCCGAGCAGGTGTTCGCGGATTTGCGCCAGGCTTGCGTGCTGCTGATCGGCGCCGGCGACACCATCGAGTTGGCCGCACGGCATCTGATGGACAAGCAGGTGCGCCGATTGATCGTGGCGAACCGCACGCTGGAGAACGCGCAGGAGCTTGCCAGCCGCTACGGCGGCTATGCCATTTCGCTCCACGATTTGCCGCAGCATCTGGCCGACGCGGACATCGTGATCAGCTCCACCGCCGCGCGCCAGCCCATCGTGACGCGCAGCATGGTCGAGAAAGCCGTCTCCGCCCGCCGACGCAAGCCGATGTTCATGGTGGACATCGCCGTGCCGCGCGACATCGAGCCATCCATCGGCGAGCTGGACGACGTGTTTCTCTACGGCATCGACGACCTGCGCCAGGTGATCGACGACAACCGCCGCTCCCGCGAGGCTGCGGCACATGAGGCCGATGCCATCATCGACCTGCAGGTCGAGCGTTACATGGCCTGGCGCCGCGCGCTTTCGCTGCGTAACCCTGCGGTGGACCTGCGCCAGCACGCGGAAGCCTATCGCGACGAAGTGCTGGATAAGGCCCGCGCCATGCTTGCGCGAGGCAAGTCGCCGGAGGAGGCCCTGGCCTTCCTCGCCAACACCCTCACCAACAAGCTGCTGCATCACCCGAGCGCGCGCCTGCGCGAAGCGGCGATGAGCGGCGACATGGATCTGCTACACGCAGCGGGTCGCCTGTATGGCATCACGGAGAAACCGGAAGTGAGCGAAGAGTAG
- a CDS encoding tetratricopeptide repeat protein has translation MLSRWSKFKQLRHFAAGGMVALVLAGCATVSGTGGRTLPNDKQPLGRLVVAVPDQDHDLMAQLLAGEMALTRTDLKTASQAYGRAAQLSPDPKVAEQAAALAIAIRDTDAAQAAIARWQALGAKPAPLAQARAQLALSQGNTEEARRQLEILVGTGDPDAWRQFGRVLVSSRDAAQATQLLEAIATPQRLPNDPQAWLAMSELGDKLGRHAYALQIADAAAKRFGTAETYAWLGQMKYHDGDRVGAKALFDKAMAKDPKNTQMRLAYATLLGQGGDYTTAAKLLDNGPQDSDTYAMRAALAARAKDTKTISRLYNQLQHSPEDVRQSSAYLLGQMAEMLDKKEEALKWYDQVADDDDHAFDADLRSAILLQDLGRSAEAHEQLAQMQTDYLDQPAMLRRAYEVDAELYMDEQQYAQAERAFSRALQVTPDDLALLYGRGLAYAEAGQTDQAVNDFRHLLQLKPDDTDASNALGYTLADANRDLPEAQRLIEQARSERPDDPAIQDSWGWLQYRLGHLDQAEKSLRGAWTAHKDADVGVHLGEVLWKQGRQEDARRVFDEVRKMDPQSVNLHNTLKRLNP, from the coding sequence GTGCTGAGCAGGTGGTCCAAGTTCAAGCAACTGCGGCATTTTGCGGCTGGCGGCATGGTGGCCCTGGTATTGGCCGGATGCGCCACCGTCTCGGGCACCGGGGGGCGCACGTTGCCCAACGACAAACAGCCGCTGGGCCGGCTGGTGGTGGCGGTTCCCGATCAGGATCACGACCTGATGGCCCAACTGCTTGCTGGCGAGATGGCGCTCACCCGCACCGATCTCAAGACGGCGTCCCAGGCCTACGGCCGCGCGGCACAGCTTTCCCCCGATCCGAAGGTGGCCGAGCAGGCCGCTGCCCTGGCCATTGCGATACGGGATACCGACGCCGCCCAGGCGGCGATCGCCCGGTGGCAGGCGCTGGGGGCCAAGCCGGCACCGCTCGCGCAAGCTCGTGCGCAATTGGCGCTCAGCCAAGGCAACACCGAGGAGGCGCGCCGCCAGCTCGAGATCCTCGTAGGCACCGGTGACCCGGATGCCTGGCGCCAGTTTGGCCGCGTGCTGGTCAGCAGCCGGGATGCCGCTCAGGCGACCCAGTTGCTGGAAGCCATCGCCACGCCGCAGCGCTTGCCCAACGATCCGCAGGCCTGGCTCGCCATGAGCGAACTGGGTGACAAGCTCGGCCGCCATGCGTATGCGTTGCAGATCGCGGACGCCGCTGCGAAGCGTTTCGGCACGGCGGAGACCTACGCTTGGCTGGGTCAGATGAAGTATCACGATGGCGACCGGGTTGGCGCCAAAGCCTTGTTCGACAAGGCCATGGCCAAGGATCCGAAGAACACGCAGATGCGCCTGGCCTATGCGACCTTGCTGGGGCAGGGCGGCGATTACACCACGGCCGCCAAACTGCTCGATAACGGCCCGCAAGACTCGGACACCTATGCCATGCGGGCTGCGCTGGCTGCCCGAGCCAAAGACACCAAAACGATCAGTCGCCTCTACAACCAGTTGCAACATTCGCCCGAAGACGTGCGCCAGAGCAGTGCCTACCTGCTCGGCCAGATGGCGGAGATGCTGGACAAGAAGGAAGAAGCCCTGAAGTGGTACGACCAGGTCGCCGACGATGACGACCACGCCTTCGACGCCGATCTGCGCAGCGCGATCTTGCTGCAGGATCTCGGCCGTAGTGCCGAGGCTCACGAACAACTGGCGCAGATGCAGACGGACTATCTCGACCAGCCCGCCATGCTCCGTCGCGCCTATGAAGTGGATGCCGAGCTCTACATGGACGAGCAGCAGTACGCCCAGGCTGAGCGCGCGTTCAGCCGTGCCCTGCAGGTGACGCCCGACGATCTGGCCCTGCTCTATGGGCGCGGTTTGGCTTATGCGGAAGCGGGCCAGACCGATCAGGCCGTCAACGATTTCCGTCACTTGCTTCAGCTTAAGCCCGACGACACCGATGCCTCCAATGCGCTGGGCTACACGCTGGCCGACGCCAATCGAGATCTCCCTGAGGCACAGCGGCTGATCGAACAGGCGCGCTCGGAACGCCCGGATGATCCGGCCATCCAAGATTCCTGGGGCTGGCTGCAGTACCGCCTGGGGCACTTGGATCAGGCTGAGAAGTCCCTTCGCGGTGCCTGGACGGCGCACAAGGATGCGGACGTCGGCGTGCACCTGGGCGAAGTGCTGTGGAAGCAAGGGCGCCAGGAAGACGCTCGCCGTGTGTTCGACGAAGTCCGTAAGATGGACCCGCAAAGCGTCAACCTCCACAACACCCTCAAGCGTCTCAATCCATGA
- the lolB gene encoding lipoprotein insertase outer membrane protein LolB, with protein sequence MKLPIRLLAAALPLLLAACAHKEAVRPQPRADYSTLLNEQRAREHLLVKTDHWVLQGKIGVVGEVNGKKDGGSGTLTWTQNGTSYDFVVRGPVGAKSFKLSVTPEWAVLEGLDGGPQRSTDPETVVQNALGWHVPLRDLRAWVLGVRADSGPADITFGDDGLPATLTQDGWTISYPAWDTTREPAVPTKIFASNPPYSVRLSVESWNIQ encoded by the coding sequence ATGAAGCTTCCTATTCGTCTCCTCGCGGCAGCCTTGCCGCTGCTGTTAGCCGCCTGCGCCCATAAGGAAGCCGTCCGTCCGCAACCCAGGGCCGATTACTCGACATTGCTCAACGAGCAGCGCGCCCGCGAACACCTGCTGGTCAAGACCGATCATTGGGTGCTGCAGGGCAAGATCGGCGTGGTAGGTGAGGTCAACGGCAAGAAAGACGGCGGCAGCGGCACGCTCACGTGGACCCAGAACGGCACCAGTTACGACTTCGTCGTGCGTGGGCCGGTGGGTGCCAAGAGCTTCAAGCTCAGTGTGACGCCGGAATGGGCGGTGCTCGAAGGGCTGGATGGCGGTCCGCAGCGCAGCACGGATCCGGAGACGGTCGTGCAGAACGCGCTGGGCTGGCACGTCCCTCTGCGTGACTTGCGCGCTTGGGTGCTGGGCGTCCGCGCCGATAGCGGCCCCGCCGACATCACGTTCGGCGACGATGGGCTGCCGGCGACGCTGACGCAGGATGGCTGGACCATCTCGTACCCCGCCTGGGACACCACGCGGGAGCCGGCCGTGCCGACCAAGATCTTCGCCAGCAACCCGCCGTATTCGGTGCGCTTGTCGGTGGAGTCCTGGAATATCCAGTAA
- the ispE gene encoding 4-(cytidine 5'-diphospho)-2-C-methyl-D-erythritol kinase has translation MTFHIERARPDQVDALCAIERAAVELFRGHPAWRSYREVSVPPEVMREAIARGLVWVAVIGSGEPVGFVWLDAEEGGDAIGVAEMDVLPSHGQRGIGAALLEHACGWARMAGYHRVDLGTLADVPWNAPFYAKHGFQVVDKNRPEFAFARERDRENGFPDDLRVFMSRPLPPPDLADWTVWPAPAKVNLFLRIVGRRPDGYHELQTVFRLLDWGDEIRLRIRYGGEIHRLTDVPEVPAESDLVVRAARLLQPHAPAGSGADIEVEKRVPMGGGLGGGSSDAATVLVALNRLWDAGLDEDALAELGRQLGADVPVFVRGRSAWAEGIGEKLTPLSLPERWYVVLDPHEHVPTGALFQASELTRNAPPATISSFASGETVENAFAPVVRARHPRVAAALDWLDGFGRARLSGSGACVFLETDSVERAEAIAERCPTGFTAHVAKGEDVSPLHVALARFRGIDRNGK, from the coding sequence ATGACCTTCCACATCGAACGCGCCCGCCCCGATCAGGTCGACGCCCTGTGCGCCATTGAGCGCGCAGCGGTCGAACTGTTTCGTGGCCATCCCGCGTGGCGGTCCTATCGCGAGGTATCGGTACCGCCCGAAGTGATGCGTGAAGCCATCGCCCGCGGTCTCGTCTGGGTGGCTGTCATTGGCTCGGGCGAGCCTGTTGGTTTCGTCTGGCTGGATGCGGAGGAGGGCGGTGACGCCATCGGGGTGGCTGAGATGGACGTGCTGCCCTCGCATGGACAGCGCGGCATCGGCGCTGCCCTGCTCGAACACGCGTGTGGCTGGGCGCGCATGGCCGGCTATCACCGTGTCGATCTCGGTACCCTGGCCGACGTGCCGTGGAATGCCCCGTTCTATGCGAAGCATGGCTTCCAGGTCGTGGACAAGAATCGTCCGGAATTTGCCTTCGCCCGCGAGCGTGACCGCGAAAACGGCTTCCCGGACGACCTGCGCGTCTTTATGAGCCGGCCGTTGCCGCCGCCTGATCTCGCCGACTGGACCGTCTGGCCGGCGCCGGCCAAGGTGAACCTATTCCTGCGCATCGTCGGTCGCCGGCCGGACGGTTACCACGAGCTGCAGACGGTGTTCCGCCTGCTGGATTGGGGCGACGAGATCCGCCTGCGTATCCGGTATGGCGGGGAAATTCATCGTCTGACCGACGTTCCTGAGGTACCCGCCGAGAGCGACCTGGTGGTGCGGGCGGCCCGTCTACTGCAGCCCCACGCGCCGGCGGGCTCGGGCGCCGATATTGAGGTGGAGAAGCGCGTCCCTATGGGCGGCGGCTTGGGCGGCGGGAGCTCGGACGCCGCGACCGTGCTGGTGGCGTTGAATCGCCTCTGGGACGCCGGGCTGGACGAGGATGCCCTGGCTGAACTGGGGCGCCAACTGGGCGCGGATGTGCCGGTCTTTGTGCGCGGACGGTCGGCCTGGGCCGAGGGAATAGGTGAAAAACTCACGCCTTTAAGCCTGCCAGAGCGTTGGTACGTGGTGTTGGACCCCCACGAACACGTGCCGACCGGAGCACTTTTTCAAGCTTCTGAATTGACACGAAATGCCCCGCCCGCCACAATTTCATCCTTTGCTTCGGGCGAAACGGTCGAGAACGCGTTCGCGCCCGTGGTCCGCGCGCGACATCCGCGTGTGGCTGCGGCGCTGGACTGGCTCGACGGCTTCGGCCGGGCAAGGCTTTCCGGCAGCGGTGCGTGCGTTTTCCTGGAAACGGACTCCGTGGAACGTGCCGAAGCCATTGCGGAGCGGTGTCCCACCGGTTTCACGGCCCATGTGGCCAAGGGTGAGGATGTTTCTCCGTTGCATGTCGCCCTGGCGCGCTTTCGCGGCATCGACAGGAACGGCAAGTAA
- a CDS encoding ribose-phosphate diphosphokinase — MLFTGNAHRALAEDVAQRLGVPLGKALVSTFSDGEAQVEIEENVRRQEVFVLQPTGAPSAENLFELLVLVDALKRASAASVTAVIPYFGYARQDRRPRSARVPITAKMVAKMIGTSGVDRVLTVDLHADQIQGFFDIPVDNVYASPVLLADIWRNYSMDDLIVVSPDVGGVVRARAMAKRLDDADLAIIDKRRPKANVATVMNIIGEVDGKTCVLVDDIVDTAGTLCAAAAALKERGARKVVAYCVHPVLSGAALKNIEGSQLDQLVVTNTLPLRADIAACSKIRQLSVAELLAETIRRIAFGESVSSLYID, encoded by the coding sequence ATGCTCTTCACCGGTAACGCCCATCGCGCACTTGCCGAAGACGTGGCTCAGCGTCTTGGTGTGCCGCTTGGCAAAGCCCTCGTCAGCACGTTCAGTGACGGCGAAGCGCAGGTGGAGATCGAGGAAAACGTCCGCCGCCAGGAAGTGTTCGTGCTGCAGCCCACGGGTGCGCCGAGCGCGGAGAACCTGTTCGAGCTGCTGGTGCTGGTGGACGCGCTCAAGCGCGCCTCGGCGGCCAGCGTGACGGCGGTCATCCCGTACTTTGGCTACGCCCGCCAGGATCGTCGCCCGCGTTCGGCGCGCGTGCCGATCACGGCGAAGATGGTGGCTAAGATGATCGGCACCTCGGGCGTGGATCGTGTGCTCACGGTTGATCTGCACGCGGATCAGATCCAGGGCTTCTTCGACATCCCGGTAGACAACGTCTATGCCTCGCCGGTGCTGCTGGCAGACATCTGGCGCAACTACAGCATGGACGACCTGATCGTGGTCAGTCCGGACGTCGGTGGTGTGGTTCGTGCGCGTGCCATGGCCAAGCGCCTGGATGACGCCGATCTCGCCATCATCGACAAACGTCGTCCGAAGGCGAACGTCGCCACCGTGATGAACATCATCGGTGAAGTCGACGGCAAGACCTGCGTGCTGGTCGACGACATCGTCGACACCGCCGGCACCTTGTGTGCGGCGGCTGCGGCTCTGAAGGAGCGCGGCGCCCGCAAGGTAGTGGCGTACTGCGTGCATCCGGTGCTGTCGGGTGCGGCGTTGAAGAACATCGAGGGCTCCCAGCTCGACCAACTGGTGGTCACCAACACCTTGCCGCTGCGCGCCGATATCGCCGCATGCAGCAAGATCCGCCAGCTTTCGGTTGCCGAGCTGTTGGCGGAAACGATCCGCCGCATCGCCTTCGGCGAGTCGGTGAGCTCGTTGTACATCGACTGA
- a CDS encoding 50S ribosomal protein L25/general stress protein Ctc, whose protein sequence is MATTHEIKATIRNDEGKGASRRLRHTGVVPAVVYGAGQAPQSIQIEHNTILLAAKHEWFFSSVLDLNVDGKVQKVLVRDWQKHPYKLQMLHMDFLRVDENAALRVKVPVHFLNQDKSPAAKTSGVVISHNLTEVEVSCLPKDLPEFIELDLTDLKPGDIVHLSQLKLPKGVEIVALHLGADHDTAVVTANTVKEEVDAAPAEGEAAPAPEAPKK, encoded by the coding sequence ATGGCTACGACTCACGAAATCAAGGCTACGATCCGTAATGACGAGGGGAAGGGTGCGAGCCGCCGCCTGCGTCACACCGGCGTCGTGCCTGCTGTTGTCTACGGCGCCGGCCAGGCCCCGCAGAGCATCCAGATCGAACACAACACCATCCTGCTCGCTGCCAAGCACGAGTGGTTCTTCTCCTCGGTGCTCGACCTGAACGTCGACGGCAAGGTGCAGAAGGTGCTGGTGCGTGACTGGCAGAAGCATCCGTACAAGCTGCAGATGCTGCACATGGACTTCCTGCGCGTTGACGAAAACGCCGCCCTGCGCGTGAAGGTGCCGGTGCACTTCCTGAATCAGGACAAGTCGCCCGCTGCCAAGACCTCGGGCGTGGTGATCTCGCACAACCTGACGGAAGTGGAAGTGTCCTGCTTGCCGAAGGATCTGCCGGAGTTCATCGAACTCGACCTGACCGACCTCAAGCCGGGCGACATCGTCCACCTGTCGCAGCTCAAGCTGCCGAAGGGCGTGGAAATCGTCGCTCTGCACCTGGGTGCGGATCACGACACGGCCGTCGTCACCGCCAATACGGTGAAGGAAGAAGTCGACGCGGCTCCGGCCGAGGGCGAAGCCGCCCCGGCTCCGGAAGCGCCGAAGAAGTAA
- the pth gene encoding aminoacyl-tRNA hydrolase yields MAGLRLIVGLGNPGAEYLRTRHNAGFWFVDALASGQGERFGFDGKLHGETCKVRIGGQSVWLLKPATFMNKSGIAVASALRYYKIEPDECLVAHDELDLDAGTVRMKFDGGHGGQNGLRDIVAHLGHAKFHRLRIGIGHPGHKDRVTPWVLGRPSAQDEDAIVDGMARALDVLPLAVDGQFDKAMQQLHTPAADKKTD; encoded by the coding sequence ATGGCGGGTCTTCGACTCATCGTCGGACTGGGCAATCCCGGTGCCGAATATCTCCGAACCCGGCACAACGCCGGGTTCTGGTTTGTTGATGCCCTGGCGTCAGGGCAGGGCGAGCGCTTCGGTTTCGACGGCAAGCTGCATGGCGAGACCTGCAAGGTACGCATCGGCGGCCAGTCGGTGTGGCTGCTCAAGCCCGCCACCTTCATGAATAAAAGCGGCATCGCCGTGGCTTCGGCGTTGCGCTACTACAAGATCGAGCCGGACGAGTGCCTGGTGGCGCACGACGAACTCGATCTCGATGCTGGCACCGTGCGGATGAAATTCGACGGCGGTCACGGTGGCCAGAACGGTCTGCGCGACATCGTTGCGCATCTTGGGCACGCCAAATTTCATCGCCTGCGCATTGGCATCGGCCATCCAGGCCACAAAGATAGAGTTACGCCGTGGGTGCTCGGTCGCCCATCGGCGCAGGACGAAGACGCCATCGTCGACGGCATGGCGCGCGCGCTCGACGTGCTGCCGCTGGCGGTCGATGGCCAGTTCGACAAGGCCATGCAACAACTACATACCCCGGCGGCGGATAAGAAGACGGACTGA